Proteins from a genomic interval of Caulobacter rhizosphaerae:
- a CDS encoding LysR family transcriptional regulator yields the protein MLFGRSDLADFSYFLVTAKHRSFRRAALELGISASALSHAIKGLESRLGVRLLNRTNRSVTLTAAGEQLQSAISSPFEEIGQAVEDLNRFRDGPSGRIRLNVPTDAATLLLAPVLPAFVDRYPDIEIDVAVSNQMIDVIDGGFDAGIRYGGTVPEDMITQRLSADLRWVVAGSPTYLDRFGAPEHPDDLHQHRCLRFRLGDERMYRWEFERDGEEILITAPGSLVLDESGFILSLMVGGAGLMYAPQAVVAPLVAQGKARLVLEDWMTPGPGFHIYYSSRRHVPVGLRLLIELIREMRPLGL from the coding sequence ATGCTGTTTGGCCGTTCAGACTTGGCGGACTTTTCGTATTTCCTCGTGACCGCCAAGCACCGGAGCTTTCGCCGCGCGGCGCTGGAGCTGGGGATCAGCGCATCGGCGCTAAGCCACGCCATCAAGGGTCTAGAGTCCCGCCTAGGCGTGCGCTTGCTCAACCGCACCAACCGCAGCGTGACCTTGACCGCCGCCGGCGAGCAATTGCAGTCGGCGATCAGCTCGCCGTTCGAAGAGATCGGACAGGCCGTGGAGGACCTCAATCGGTTCCGGGACGGACCCTCCGGTCGCATCAGGCTGAACGTGCCGACCGACGCGGCCACCTTGTTGCTCGCACCTGTCCTGCCCGCCTTCGTTGATCGGTACCCCGATATCGAGATCGACGTCGCCGTCAGCAATCAGATGATCGACGTGATCGACGGCGGGTTCGACGCGGGCATACGCTATGGCGGCACCGTGCCCGAGGACATGATCACCCAGCGCCTTTCGGCCGACCTGCGCTGGGTGGTGGCGGGCTCGCCGACCTATCTTGACCGGTTCGGCGCGCCCGAGCATCCCGATGACCTCCATCAGCATCGTTGCCTGCGGTTTCGCTTGGGCGACGAGCGCATGTATCGCTGGGAATTCGAACGTGACGGCGAAGAGATCCTGATCACCGCGCCGGGAAGCCTGGTCCTCGACGAGTCGGGGTTCATCCTGTCCCTGATGGTGGGCGGCGCCGGTCTCATGTACGCGCCGCAAGCCGTCGTCGCGCCCTTGGTGGCGCAAGGCAAGGCCAGGCTCGTGCTTGAGGATTGGATGACGCCCGGGCCCGGCTTCCACATCTACTACTCAAGTCGCCGGCACGTTCCGGTGGGCCTGCGGCTGTTGATCGAGCTGATCCGCGAAATGCGTCCCCTCGGCCTTTAG